ttggACCTGTTCTGGTGTTGAGGACTGATGCTCCAAGATGCAACTTGTGCACAACAAGATGATGCTTGTGCACAAAAAGTGTTTGTGATTTAGACTTTTGAGCTCTTCAGAGTGGTGGTGAAGTACTGGAAATGGGTGTAGCAGGCAGTGTGCCTGCTTCAGCATGCAAAGTTTTTGAGGAAAGGATTAACctttttaaaatgccatttCAGAGGCAAGGCTTTTGTGGTTCTCCCTTGCGGAACTGTCAAAATGTGAACCTTAGCACAAGATTCACTCATGAATCTCCCTTTCTTGCTCCGTGTCTGGCCCAGCCACACAAAACTCTAGCTGGGCCTTGATCAGGGTAGGATGTCTCTGCaggcctgggagctgctgtggggcagctgccTCAGTGAGTCCTGGTGACAGAAGGAGAATTCCCACACAGCAGGTGCCACCTTGTTCTCTCTGCTCCTACATGCATGGCTGACATAGTTGAGAGGTCTGCACTGTAAATTACTGGTTTGTTGCAGCCTGTAGTGATGCAGAATTTGAATTTCATAGTGCGCATTGACAATGCATACATTTCTGAGCTTGACGATTGCCATTTCGCTTGCTCTTTGTAATTATTTGAAGCTAAAACTGTATCTGTCTGGGTCAACAGCACAGAAGTGTGCATCAGTGTGTAGAAGAGTGAGAAGCAAGTGAGAAAGCTCAGCATCATAAAGCAGCAGAGTCAGAGTAGGCTTTGTGCCTGTGTGCATCCAGCATACTCCCTGCTCTGCATGTAGCTGCAGCACCATACCAGAGATGTGCAGAAGGGAGTTGTCTCATCAGGTTCAGAACAGGGGCAGGTCCCAAAACAGCCCAGGTCCATTGTGCAACATGAGACACCAATCTGCAGCACCAAGGGGCTTCAGAGAGTGTCAGTAGTGCAAGCCAAGCAGCAGAATGCGATGTTGCTGAGATGTGCTGGGTAGGCTGGGTCAGGAGAcatctctgcctgcagctggttTGGGAAGAAATGGGTTAGGCATTGACACAAGCTGTTCagggtggtggagtcatcatccctggaggtgtttaaagaAAGGCTAGATGTATTACTCAGGGACATGGTCTAGTGGGCAGTACtgatggtaggtggacagttggactagatgatcttagaggtcttttccaaataaaacaatattatatttatttttttccgaTATGAATGCCTTaagtaaattttcatttttgaaaacgTTCATTATGTTTCATGAAGTGCTTTCAGCTTAAGTGCTCCTGTTATTTCCTGTAGGTCTGACCAAATTACTTTGGTATTCTGTAAGTAATATTGAatggtggaaacagcaagagCCAGTTTGACTTCAGTAGGGCTGGGGTATAACATGGTGTCTTCCATGAAGTGCCACTGACAATCAATGAAAAATAGCTTCCAGGCTTTAAAGATGAACATTAAAATATCATATATCTTCAACAAAATTACTTACAAAATGACATCTACAATCAAGATAGGCAATAGCTTTTACATATTCTGGGCTTGTTTGAACTTTTCTTGTAAAACATTTGCTTGTTTTATGAGAAACAAGCAAATTGGCAGTAGCTGAGATTTATACTGGGACAGGTCACTACATTTTGTGTGTCCTAGGGAAGATCAGGAAGACTCTTGTGATTCTTCTTTTAGAGGAAGAGCTATTGAATTCTATTCATTCAGAAAGACCTATCATTTTGTTGAGTACAGGAGGCTAATATTGATCATCTTAGAGTGCGttgtcctgggagaaaatgtgaCTGACAGATGAGGACGTGGTTGCTTAAGTGTTTAGACTGTGTTATTTAGTTTTTGTAACATTTCAGTATCTACTAATAGAAGGAAATTTATAAAATTTTGGGTGGATTTTGTCTGGTAGTGATTCAAgttgtaatatatttttatacttttggATCAGATCCTTTCATTACACTAGTACACAGATGGAAATTTTACAGCTTCTTTCAACAGTGAGAAGAACATGCGTAAATGTTAAAGGCTTTTAATTGTAACTTATTAAAGAGGGCAAAAATACTTCTGTCTTTGGTGTGGAAGATTAACTTTGGAGATTTTGTCTTCTTCCTAAATTAGCAATTCACAAAAGTAAAATAGACCTGCTTTGACATTTATATTTGACTGACAGCCAGGCCTGAAGCATGCATGGTATTGACCTTCAAAGGAAATCTAGACCACTTCAGACAACCAGCTGCTCAGGGAGCCTTGCTTTTTTTACCCTGTCAGTGCTTAGATAACTTGTTCTGCCTCGCTGAAATAAGCTGACTTGAGTTCTCAGAAGTGGAGTATAGTGCTATAAAAGGCTAGGAGAGATACTTGCCAGGATGGGGCATATTGCCACCATTACACTGGCAAGTACACTACTCCTAGCATAGCAGATTGTGATGAGGAAATCAGTGAATTTGAGTAAGAACTCTCACCAAAAACATTTTGATGAGTCTTGACAAGACAGCATGGCCCAAATTTTCTGTTAATTGACTTACTGGAGAATAAAAGTAAGATACAGCTTACAGATTCTGAATCCTTTTGTGGTGGGCAGAACCAGATGTATTATGGAGGCAAAAGCTAAATTTTCAATGCAATTCAACCATCTatcatttaaaagaataatgGAGACCATTAAATTAAGCCACTGAATGTCCTTTTGTGAGCATTTGAAAAAAGACAGTTCAATATTGGCTTAGAACTGGAAACATAACTACACTGAAGGCTGAGTGTAGACATTGAAGGAATATGTAGTAAAAGCAAGACAAACATAAATAAAGAAGAGTCAAgttaagaataaagaaaaatgaaaattaaggaATGAAGTGCTAAAGTGGTCAATGGCTCCAGGTCTGGATGGAGATgagtgatgagtggtgtccctgAGGGGTCTGTACTGGGACTTAAGCTCTTTCATATCGTTATCAGGGAAATCAACAGTGGGATCGAGCgcatcctcagcaagtctgTAGATGACATCAGGCTGTGTGGTGTAGTCAGTGTGCttgagggacaggatgccatccagagtgatctggacaggcttgagcagtgggcctaggtgaacctcatgaggttcaacaaagctaAGTGCAAGCTCTTACACCAAGGTCATGGTAACCCCCACTACCAGACATTCAAGGTCTGGCTGGAccaggccctgagcaacctgatctcaCTGTAGTTGTCCACTGCGGGgatgttggactagatgacctttaaaagtcccttccaacacaaatgattctgtgattctaaaaatGTGGtgaattaattttatgtatatataaccAAGATAGTATCATAACCAATCTGAATATGCCATTAAATTAATAACTTGCCTATTACATTTTATTCATTGCATCGCGatatattttattgtaatgTAAGAATTAAATGTGAAATTGACTTAAAAGTAATTGGCATTGGCAGTTATATGGACTGTCATGTGTCTAAGGTGAGCACTGCAAATGAACACATTTTAGAATATTAAAATCTCATTACTAAGTACAGGATTTCACAACTAGGAAGTTAGAATCATCACTTTAATAACTTAAGGCGTACAGTGAAAGCTAATTCTTAGCTATGGAGAGACTCACCACTGTATGTactgtgttattttatttataaaattgttttaatttacGATAGCTTAGAAAATGAAGTCAATCTTGAAGTCAGCTGAttcatataaatataaaaagcagACTGCAGCAGAACATTTGGAGGATTATAAAATTACTTGTTACAAACAAGCAGAGGATTTATTCCAAAGTTTTTTACTCTGAGTTAATAAGAATGTAGcttaataaataagaaaagagtttaatgaattttttatcccttccttttttttctgttatcttcAAACTTTagactttattttcaaatttcacATTTACTGCCATTGAAATGCCAGTGGGtagatgcttttttttatatacGTCTCATTCTATGGCATTCTCTTGCATTGTAACAACGAAGCAAAGATATcataaaaggttttttttgtgtgtgtttatatgtatatttaaaacaatttcttcaAACATTGTACAGATATTGTGCTGTAGATAAGCTATTGTAATTATAATGAAGTTAGAAAAGGATTATTTTGGAAATGACAGTAATCTGTTGATGTaagtttgaagaaaatttttctACAGTATTTGCAAACTAAcagattttccatttaaatatgCCTAAACAGGTAATGTGGGTATGTAACTTGTGCCGAAAACAACAAGAAATCCTCACAAAATCAGGAGCCTGGTTCTATAACAGTGGATCAAATGCACCACAGAAGCCTGACCAAGAAGGTATTAGAGGTCTGCGGAACGAGGAAGCACCccaagagaaaaaagcaaagctccAAGAGCATTTGCAGTACCAAGGACCACCAGGTGACATATCCACACAAGTTTTGGACAAAAACAGATCTCAAGGACTCACCAGGCAAGACTCGATTAAGAATGGTTCTGGAGTAAAGCACCAAATAACAAGTGACACAACATCAGACAGGTAAGAAAGATCTGAAAAGATCTGTTGAATTTATGctacaaatttaattttttctttttgagcttTATCTTGTCCTTATAGTATAAAATAGATAATTGGGTTTATTGAAACAACCCTCACCAGAAGCAGCTGAGGAGCGGCTTACTGTGTTCACAGTAACTTACTGTGGTCACAGACAATGTGTGTTCTTCACTCATAAAAAGAATTCATGGAGAATAACAGTTGCAGTGTGACAGAACTTGTCCATGTGCTTGGAGATTTGTTGAATCATAGTGAGTGTGCTGTACCTGAGTGTTTTTGGCTGCTCACTTGGTAGCAGAATGTTTGTAATCCAAAACAAGGCTCAGCAAAGCATGTTAGTGG
The DNA window shown above is from Meleagris gallopavo isolate NT-WF06-2002-E0010 breed Aviagen turkey brand Nicholas breeding stock chromosome 3, Turkey_5.1, whole genome shotgun sequence and carries:
- the LOC104910419 gene encoding regulating synaptic membrane exocytosis protein 2-like, with product MYKEQVKKMGEESQQQQEQKGDAPTCGICHKTKFADGCGHNCSYCQTKFCARCGGRVSLRSNKVMWVCNLCRKQQEILTKSGAWFYNSGSNAPQKPDQEGIRGLRNEEAPQEKKAKLQEHLQYQGPPGDISTQVLDKNRSQGLTRQDSIKNGSGVKHQITSDTTSDR